The following coding sequences are from one Primulina eburnea isolate SZY01 chromosome 15, ASM2296580v1, whole genome shotgun sequence window:
- the LOC140813790 gene encoding regulator of nonsense transcripts UPF3-like isoform X1 encodes MKGTLDRTKVVVRHLPPTISQSNFIEQIDSRFSGRYRWLSFRPAKSSQKHITYSRASIDFNKSDDVLEFAEFFNGHVFVNEKGTQYKTIVEYAPSQRVPKNWLKSDGREGTILKDPEYLEFLDFLAKPTENLPSAEVQLERKEAERVGASKDIPIVTPLMDYVRQKRAARGGSRRTILNGKPTRRVSGMLSRNAGSGSSRGGSEKRTSTMYVLRDSSKGASSKNKSSSTPVFKHDEQRLLDKSVNSAAVSGTDPLAVEGGGSGSSEIGKQKILLLKGKEKETSNASGVSSLQQSAASPANNSHSPVPLKQNNRRESSDRIIRSVLGKDIRQNQTFSGSQSEHRIRILNQDRDKKPPRPTNVQTFQKNANGSPEGKVSSHDSQAFHTEKEERRTRNRDRPDRGVWAPIRRSDGLHASDESLSSSTSQMSQVVDSSEDMKNDVLIMRGGESRHIGSGRGGSYRQGGRRGSAYNIKDADGSLVEGKFPKRGGSSGHVSHEKQVWVQKSSPGS; translated from the exons ATGAAGGGGACGCTAGATCGAACGAAGGTGGTGGTGCGGCATTTGCCGCCGACTATTTCTCAGTCCAATTTCATCGAGCAGATCGATTCCCGCTTCTCTGGCCGCTACCGTTGGCTTTCATTTCGGCCGGCCAAGTCAAG CCAGAAGCATATAACATATTCAAGGGCTAGCATCGACTTTAACAAATCAGATGATGTGCTAGAGTTTGCTGAGTTTTTTAATGGTCATGTTTTTGTCAATGAGAAAG GGACCCAGTATAAAACAATTGTTGAGTACGCCCCTTCACAGCGTGTTCCAAAGAATTGGTTAAAGAGTGATGGTCGCGAAGGGACTATATTGAAAG ATCCTGAATATTTGGAGTTCCTGGATTTTCTTGCGAAACCTACTGAGAATCTTCCCAGTGCAGAGGTGCAATTGGAGAGAAAGGAAGCAGAACGTGTAG GTGCTTCAAAGGATATTCCTATAGTTACCCCTTTAATGGACTATGTTCGTCAGAAAAGAGCTGCTCGGGGTGGATCTCGG AGAACCATTTTAAATGGAAAGCCAACAAGGAGAGTCAGTGGAATGCTCTCCAGGAATGCAGGCTCAGGATCTTCAAGAGGTGGCTCAGAAAAAAGAACGTCCACCATG TACGTGTTAAGGGACAGCTCAAAGGGCGCAAGCAGCAAGAACAAATCATCTTCCACACCAGTTTTTAAACATGATGAGCAAAGACTCTtggacaaatctgtcaattcaGCTGCCGTCTCCGGAACTGATCCATTAGCAGTGGAAGGTG gcggctcaGGTTCCTCTGAAATTGGGAAGCAGAAAATCTTACTTCTGAAAGGGAAAGAAAAGGAAACCTCTAAT GCTTCTGGTGTTTCATCACTGCAGCAGAGTGCAGCTTCTCCTGCCAACAACTCGCACAGTCCAGTTCCTCTTAAACAGAACAACCGACGCGAATCTAGTGACAGGATCATCAGGAGTGTCCTTGGTAAGGATATTCGGCAAAATCAAACATTTTCTGGATCGCAATCCGAACACCGAATTCGCATCTTAAATCAGGACAGAGACAAGAAACCTCCTCGTCCCACAAATGTGCAGACATTTCAGAAGAATGCAAATGGGTCTCCTGAAGGTAAGGTATCCAGCCATGATTCCCAAGCTTTTCATACTgaaaaagaagaaagacggaCAAGGAACAGGGATAGACCTGATCGTGGTGTTTGGGCTCCTATTCGTCGATCAGACGGATTGCATGCAAGTGATGAATCGTTATCATCCTCTACTTCCCAAATGTCCCAAGTAGTGGATTCTTCTGAAG ATATGAAAAATGATGTGCTGATTATGCGTGGTGGAGAGTCCAGACATATTGGAAGTGGTCGTGGAG GTTCTTATAGGCAAGGGGGTCGGCGTGGTTCGGCATATAATATCAAGGATGCTGATGGCTCCCTAGTGGAAGGGAAATTCCCAAAGAGGGGAGGCTCTTCTGGTCATGTTTCCCATGAG AAACAAGTGTGGGTCCAAAAGTCCAGTCCTGGTTCATAG
- the LOC140813790 gene encoding regulator of nonsense transcripts UPF3-like isoform X5: MKGTLDRTKVVVRHLPPTISQSNFIEQIDSRFSGRYRWLSFRPAKSSQKHITYSRASIDFNKSDDVLEFAEFFNGHVFVNEKGTQYKTIVEYAPSQRVPKNWLKSDGREGTILKDPEYLEFLDFLAKPTENLPSAEVQLERKEAERVGASKDIPIVTPLMDYVRQKRAARGGSRRTILNGKPTRRVSGMLSRNAGSGSSRGGSEKRTSTMYVLRDSSKGASSKNKSSSTPVFKHDEQRLLDKSVNSAAVSGTDPLAVEGGGSGSSEIGKQKILLLKGKEKETSNSAASPANNSHSPVPLKQNNRRESSDRIIRSVLGKDIRQNQTFSGSQSEHRIRILNQDRDKKPPRPTNVQTFQKNANGSPEGKVSSHDSQAFHTEKEERRTRNRDRPDRGVWAPIRRSDGLHASDESLSSSTSQMSQVVDSSEDMKNDVLIMRGGESRHIGSGRGGSYRQGGRRGSAYNIKDADGSLVEGKFPKRGGSSGHVSHEKQVWVQKSSPGS; encoded by the exons ATGAAGGGGACGCTAGATCGAACGAAGGTGGTGGTGCGGCATTTGCCGCCGACTATTTCTCAGTCCAATTTCATCGAGCAGATCGATTCCCGCTTCTCTGGCCGCTACCGTTGGCTTTCATTTCGGCCGGCCAAGTCAAG CCAGAAGCATATAACATATTCAAGGGCTAGCATCGACTTTAACAAATCAGATGATGTGCTAGAGTTTGCTGAGTTTTTTAATGGTCATGTTTTTGTCAATGAGAAAG GGACCCAGTATAAAACAATTGTTGAGTACGCCCCTTCACAGCGTGTTCCAAAGAATTGGTTAAAGAGTGATGGTCGCGAAGGGACTATATTGAAAG ATCCTGAATATTTGGAGTTCCTGGATTTTCTTGCGAAACCTACTGAGAATCTTCCCAGTGCAGAGGTGCAATTGGAGAGAAAGGAAGCAGAACGTGTAG GTGCTTCAAAGGATATTCCTATAGTTACCCCTTTAATGGACTATGTTCGTCAGAAAAGAGCTGCTCGGGGTGGATCTCGG AGAACCATTTTAAATGGAAAGCCAACAAGGAGAGTCAGTGGAATGCTCTCCAGGAATGCAGGCTCAGGATCTTCAAGAGGTGGCTCAGAAAAAAGAACGTCCACCATG TACGTGTTAAGGGACAGCTCAAAGGGCGCAAGCAGCAAGAACAAATCATCTTCCACACCAGTTTTTAAACATGATGAGCAAAGACTCTtggacaaatctgtcaattcaGCTGCCGTCTCCGGAACTGATCCATTAGCAGTGGAAGGTG gcggctcaGGTTCCTCTGAAATTGGGAAGCAGAAAATCTTACTTCTGAAAGGGAAAGAAAAGGAAACCTCTAAT AGTGCAGCTTCTCCTGCCAACAACTCGCACAGTCCAGTTCCTCTTAAACAGAACAACCGACGCGAATCTAGTGACAGGATCATCAGGAGTGTCCTTGGTAAGGATATTCGGCAAAATCAAACATTTTCTGGATCGCAATCCGAACACCGAATTCGCATCTTAAATCAGGACAGAGACAAGAAACCTCCTCGTCCCACAAATGTGCAGACATTTCAGAAGAATGCAAATGGGTCTCCTGAAGGTAAGGTATCCAGCCATGATTCCCAAGCTTTTCATACTgaaaaagaagaaagacggaCAAGGAACAGGGATAGACCTGATCGTGGTGTTTGGGCTCCTATTCGTCGATCAGACGGATTGCATGCAAGTGATGAATCGTTATCATCCTCTACTTCCCAAATGTCCCAAGTAGTGGATTCTTCTGAAG ATATGAAAAATGATGTGCTGATTATGCGTGGTGGAGAGTCCAGACATATTGGAAGTGGTCGTGGAG GTTCTTATAGGCAAGGGGGTCGGCGTGGTTCGGCATATAATATCAAGGATGCTGATGGCTCCCTAGTGGAAGGGAAATTCCCAAAGAGGGGAGGCTCTTCTGGTCATGTTTCCCATGAG AAACAAGTGTGGGTCCAAAAGTCCAGTCCTGGTTCATAG
- the LOC140813790 gene encoding regulator of nonsense transcripts UPF3-like isoform X3, with product MKGTLDRTKVVVRHLPPTISQSNFIEQIDSRFSGRYRWLSFRPAKSSQKHITYSRASIDFNKSDDVLEFAEFFNGHVFVNEKGTQYKTIVEYAPSQRVPKNWLKSDGREGTILKDPEYLEFLDFLAKPTENLPSAEVQLERKEAERVGASKDIPIVTPLMDYVRQKRAARGGSRRTILNGKPTRRVSGMLSRNAGSGSSRGGSEKRTSTMYVLRDSSKGASSKNKSSSTPVFKHDEQRLLDKSVNSAAVSGTDPLAVEGGGSGSSEIGKQKILLLKGKEKETSNQSAASPANNSHSPVPLKQNNRRESSDRIIRSVLGKDIRQNQTFSGSQSEHRIRILNQDRDKKPPRPTNVQTFQKNANGSPEGKVSSHDSQAFHTEKEERRTRNRDRPDRGVWAPIRRSDGLHASDESLSSSTSQMSQVVDSSEDMKNDVLIMRGGESRHIGSGRGGSYRQGGRRGSAYNIKDADGSLVEGKFPKRGGSSGHVSHEKQVWVQKSSPGS from the exons ATGAAGGGGACGCTAGATCGAACGAAGGTGGTGGTGCGGCATTTGCCGCCGACTATTTCTCAGTCCAATTTCATCGAGCAGATCGATTCCCGCTTCTCTGGCCGCTACCGTTGGCTTTCATTTCGGCCGGCCAAGTCAAG CCAGAAGCATATAACATATTCAAGGGCTAGCATCGACTTTAACAAATCAGATGATGTGCTAGAGTTTGCTGAGTTTTTTAATGGTCATGTTTTTGTCAATGAGAAAG GGACCCAGTATAAAACAATTGTTGAGTACGCCCCTTCACAGCGTGTTCCAAAGAATTGGTTAAAGAGTGATGGTCGCGAAGGGACTATATTGAAAG ATCCTGAATATTTGGAGTTCCTGGATTTTCTTGCGAAACCTACTGAGAATCTTCCCAGTGCAGAGGTGCAATTGGAGAGAAAGGAAGCAGAACGTGTAG GTGCTTCAAAGGATATTCCTATAGTTACCCCTTTAATGGACTATGTTCGTCAGAAAAGAGCTGCTCGGGGTGGATCTCGG AGAACCATTTTAAATGGAAAGCCAACAAGGAGAGTCAGTGGAATGCTCTCCAGGAATGCAGGCTCAGGATCTTCAAGAGGTGGCTCAGAAAAAAGAACGTCCACCATG TACGTGTTAAGGGACAGCTCAAAGGGCGCAAGCAGCAAGAACAAATCATCTTCCACACCAGTTTTTAAACATGATGAGCAAAGACTCTtggacaaatctgtcaattcaGCTGCCGTCTCCGGAACTGATCCATTAGCAGTGGAAGGTG gcggctcaGGTTCCTCTGAAATTGGGAAGCAGAAAATCTTACTTCTGAAAGGGAAAGAAAAGGAAACCTCTAAT CAGAGTGCAGCTTCTCCTGCCAACAACTCGCACAGTCCAGTTCCTCTTAAACAGAACAACCGACGCGAATCTAGTGACAGGATCATCAGGAGTGTCCTTGGTAAGGATATTCGGCAAAATCAAACATTTTCTGGATCGCAATCCGAACACCGAATTCGCATCTTAAATCAGGACAGAGACAAGAAACCTCCTCGTCCCACAAATGTGCAGACATTTCAGAAGAATGCAAATGGGTCTCCTGAAGGTAAGGTATCCAGCCATGATTCCCAAGCTTTTCATACTgaaaaagaagaaagacggaCAAGGAACAGGGATAGACCTGATCGTGGTGTTTGGGCTCCTATTCGTCGATCAGACGGATTGCATGCAAGTGATGAATCGTTATCATCCTCTACTTCCCAAATGTCCCAAGTAGTGGATTCTTCTGAAG ATATGAAAAATGATGTGCTGATTATGCGTGGTGGAGAGTCCAGACATATTGGAAGTGGTCGTGGAG GTTCTTATAGGCAAGGGGGTCGGCGTGGTTCGGCATATAATATCAAGGATGCTGATGGCTCCCTAGTGGAAGGGAAATTCCCAAAGAGGGGAGGCTCTTCTGGTCATGTTTCCCATGAG AAACAAGTGTGGGTCCAAAAGTCCAGTCCTGGTTCATAG
- the LOC140813790 gene encoding regulator of nonsense transcripts UPF3-like isoform X4, whose translation MKGTLDRTKVVVRHLPPTISQSNFIEQIDSRFSGRYRWLSFRPAKSSQKHITYSRASIDFNKSDDVLEFAEFFNGHVFVNEKGTQYKTIVEYAPSQRVPKNWLKSDGREGTILKDPEYLEFLDFLAKPTENLPSAEVQLERKEAERVGASKDIPIVTPLMDYVRQKRAARGGSRRTILNGKPTRRVSGMLSRNAGSGSSRGGSEKRTSTMYVLRDSSKGASSKNKSSSTPVFKHDEQRLLDKSVNSAAVSGTDPLAVEGGSGSSEIGKQKILLLKGKEKETSNQSAASPANNSHSPVPLKQNNRRESSDRIIRSVLGKDIRQNQTFSGSQSEHRIRILNQDRDKKPPRPTNVQTFQKNANGSPEGKVSSHDSQAFHTEKEERRTRNRDRPDRGVWAPIRRSDGLHASDESLSSSTSQMSQVVDSSEDMKNDVLIMRGGESRHIGSGRGGSYRQGGRRGSAYNIKDADGSLVEGKFPKRGGSSGHVSHEKQVWVQKSSPGS comes from the exons ATGAAGGGGACGCTAGATCGAACGAAGGTGGTGGTGCGGCATTTGCCGCCGACTATTTCTCAGTCCAATTTCATCGAGCAGATCGATTCCCGCTTCTCTGGCCGCTACCGTTGGCTTTCATTTCGGCCGGCCAAGTCAAG CCAGAAGCATATAACATATTCAAGGGCTAGCATCGACTTTAACAAATCAGATGATGTGCTAGAGTTTGCTGAGTTTTTTAATGGTCATGTTTTTGTCAATGAGAAAG GGACCCAGTATAAAACAATTGTTGAGTACGCCCCTTCACAGCGTGTTCCAAAGAATTGGTTAAAGAGTGATGGTCGCGAAGGGACTATATTGAAAG ATCCTGAATATTTGGAGTTCCTGGATTTTCTTGCGAAACCTACTGAGAATCTTCCCAGTGCAGAGGTGCAATTGGAGAGAAAGGAAGCAGAACGTGTAG GTGCTTCAAAGGATATTCCTATAGTTACCCCTTTAATGGACTATGTTCGTCAGAAAAGAGCTGCTCGGGGTGGATCTCGG AGAACCATTTTAAATGGAAAGCCAACAAGGAGAGTCAGTGGAATGCTCTCCAGGAATGCAGGCTCAGGATCTTCAAGAGGTGGCTCAGAAAAAAGAACGTCCACCATG TACGTGTTAAGGGACAGCTCAAAGGGCGCAAGCAGCAAGAACAAATCATCTTCCACACCAGTTTTTAAACATGATGAGCAAAGACTCTtggacaaatctgtcaattcaGCTGCCGTCTCCGGAACTGATCCATTAGCAGTGGAAG gcggctcaGGTTCCTCTGAAATTGGGAAGCAGAAAATCTTACTTCTGAAAGGGAAAGAAAAGGAAACCTCTAAT CAGAGTGCAGCTTCTCCTGCCAACAACTCGCACAGTCCAGTTCCTCTTAAACAGAACAACCGACGCGAATCTAGTGACAGGATCATCAGGAGTGTCCTTGGTAAGGATATTCGGCAAAATCAAACATTTTCTGGATCGCAATCCGAACACCGAATTCGCATCTTAAATCAGGACAGAGACAAGAAACCTCCTCGTCCCACAAATGTGCAGACATTTCAGAAGAATGCAAATGGGTCTCCTGAAGGTAAGGTATCCAGCCATGATTCCCAAGCTTTTCATACTgaaaaagaagaaagacggaCAAGGAACAGGGATAGACCTGATCGTGGTGTTTGGGCTCCTATTCGTCGATCAGACGGATTGCATGCAAGTGATGAATCGTTATCATCCTCTACTTCCCAAATGTCCCAAGTAGTGGATTCTTCTGAAG ATATGAAAAATGATGTGCTGATTATGCGTGGTGGAGAGTCCAGACATATTGGAAGTGGTCGTGGAG GTTCTTATAGGCAAGGGGGTCGGCGTGGTTCGGCATATAATATCAAGGATGCTGATGGCTCCCTAGTGGAAGGGAAATTCCCAAAGAGGGGAGGCTCTTCTGGTCATGTTTCCCATGAG AAACAAGTGTGGGTCCAAAAGTCCAGTCCTGGTTCATAG
- the LOC140813790 gene encoding regulator of nonsense transcripts UPF3-like isoform X2 yields the protein MKGTLDRTKVVVRHLPPTISQSNFIEQIDSRFSGRYRWLSFRPAKSSQKHITYSRASIDFNKSDDVLEFAEFFNGHVFVNEKGTQYKTIVEYAPSQRVPKNWLKSDGREGTILKDPEYLEFLDFLAKPTENLPSAEVQLERKEAERVGASKDIPIVTPLMDYVRQKRAARGGSRRTILNGKPTRRVSGMLSRNAGSGSSRGGSEKRTSTMYVLRDSSKGASSKNKSSSTPVFKHDEQRLLDKSVNSAAVSGTDPLAVEGGSGSSEIGKQKILLLKGKEKETSNASGVSSLQQSAASPANNSHSPVPLKQNNRRESSDRIIRSVLGKDIRQNQTFSGSQSEHRIRILNQDRDKKPPRPTNVQTFQKNANGSPEGKVSSHDSQAFHTEKEERRTRNRDRPDRGVWAPIRRSDGLHASDESLSSSTSQMSQVVDSSEDMKNDVLIMRGGESRHIGSGRGGSYRQGGRRGSAYNIKDADGSLVEGKFPKRGGSSGHVSHEKQVWVQKSSPGS from the exons ATGAAGGGGACGCTAGATCGAACGAAGGTGGTGGTGCGGCATTTGCCGCCGACTATTTCTCAGTCCAATTTCATCGAGCAGATCGATTCCCGCTTCTCTGGCCGCTACCGTTGGCTTTCATTTCGGCCGGCCAAGTCAAG CCAGAAGCATATAACATATTCAAGGGCTAGCATCGACTTTAACAAATCAGATGATGTGCTAGAGTTTGCTGAGTTTTTTAATGGTCATGTTTTTGTCAATGAGAAAG GGACCCAGTATAAAACAATTGTTGAGTACGCCCCTTCACAGCGTGTTCCAAAGAATTGGTTAAAGAGTGATGGTCGCGAAGGGACTATATTGAAAG ATCCTGAATATTTGGAGTTCCTGGATTTTCTTGCGAAACCTACTGAGAATCTTCCCAGTGCAGAGGTGCAATTGGAGAGAAAGGAAGCAGAACGTGTAG GTGCTTCAAAGGATATTCCTATAGTTACCCCTTTAATGGACTATGTTCGTCAGAAAAGAGCTGCTCGGGGTGGATCTCGG AGAACCATTTTAAATGGAAAGCCAACAAGGAGAGTCAGTGGAATGCTCTCCAGGAATGCAGGCTCAGGATCTTCAAGAGGTGGCTCAGAAAAAAGAACGTCCACCATG TACGTGTTAAGGGACAGCTCAAAGGGCGCAAGCAGCAAGAACAAATCATCTTCCACACCAGTTTTTAAACATGATGAGCAAAGACTCTtggacaaatctgtcaattcaGCTGCCGTCTCCGGAACTGATCCATTAGCAGTGGAAG gcggctcaGGTTCCTCTGAAATTGGGAAGCAGAAAATCTTACTTCTGAAAGGGAAAGAAAAGGAAACCTCTAAT GCTTCTGGTGTTTCATCACTGCAGCAGAGTGCAGCTTCTCCTGCCAACAACTCGCACAGTCCAGTTCCTCTTAAACAGAACAACCGACGCGAATCTAGTGACAGGATCATCAGGAGTGTCCTTGGTAAGGATATTCGGCAAAATCAAACATTTTCTGGATCGCAATCCGAACACCGAATTCGCATCTTAAATCAGGACAGAGACAAGAAACCTCCTCGTCCCACAAATGTGCAGACATTTCAGAAGAATGCAAATGGGTCTCCTGAAGGTAAGGTATCCAGCCATGATTCCCAAGCTTTTCATACTgaaaaagaagaaagacggaCAAGGAACAGGGATAGACCTGATCGTGGTGTTTGGGCTCCTATTCGTCGATCAGACGGATTGCATGCAAGTGATGAATCGTTATCATCCTCTACTTCCCAAATGTCCCAAGTAGTGGATTCTTCTGAAG ATATGAAAAATGATGTGCTGATTATGCGTGGTGGAGAGTCCAGACATATTGGAAGTGGTCGTGGAG GTTCTTATAGGCAAGGGGGTCGGCGTGGTTCGGCATATAATATCAAGGATGCTGATGGCTCCCTAGTGGAAGGGAAATTCCCAAAGAGGGGAGGCTCTTCTGGTCATGTTTCCCATGAG AAACAAGTGTGGGTCCAAAAGTCCAGTCCTGGTTCATAG
- the LOC140813790 gene encoding regulator of nonsense transcripts UPF3-like isoform X6, whose protein sequence is MKGTLDRTKVVVRHLPPTISQSNFIEQIDSRFSGRYRWLSFRPAKSSQKHITYSRASIDFNKSDDVLEFAEFFNGHVFVNEKGTQYKTIVEYAPSQRVPKNWLKSDGREGTILKDPEYLEFLDFLAKPTENLPSAEVQLERKEAERVGASKDIPIVTPLMDYVRQKRAARGGSRRTILNGKPTRRVSGMLSRNAGSGSSRGGSEKRTSTMYVLRDSSKGASSKNKSSSTPVFKHDEQRLLDKSVNSAAVSGTDPLAVEGGSGSSEIGKQKILLLKGKEKETSNSAASPANNSHSPVPLKQNNRRESSDRIIRSVLGKDIRQNQTFSGSQSEHRIRILNQDRDKKPPRPTNVQTFQKNANGSPEGKVSSHDSQAFHTEKEERRTRNRDRPDRGVWAPIRRSDGLHASDESLSSSTSQMSQVVDSSEDMKNDVLIMRGGESRHIGSGRGGSYRQGGRRGSAYNIKDADGSLVEGKFPKRGGSSGHVSHEKQVWVQKSSPGS, encoded by the exons ATGAAGGGGACGCTAGATCGAACGAAGGTGGTGGTGCGGCATTTGCCGCCGACTATTTCTCAGTCCAATTTCATCGAGCAGATCGATTCCCGCTTCTCTGGCCGCTACCGTTGGCTTTCATTTCGGCCGGCCAAGTCAAG CCAGAAGCATATAACATATTCAAGGGCTAGCATCGACTTTAACAAATCAGATGATGTGCTAGAGTTTGCTGAGTTTTTTAATGGTCATGTTTTTGTCAATGAGAAAG GGACCCAGTATAAAACAATTGTTGAGTACGCCCCTTCACAGCGTGTTCCAAAGAATTGGTTAAAGAGTGATGGTCGCGAAGGGACTATATTGAAAG ATCCTGAATATTTGGAGTTCCTGGATTTTCTTGCGAAACCTACTGAGAATCTTCCCAGTGCAGAGGTGCAATTGGAGAGAAAGGAAGCAGAACGTGTAG GTGCTTCAAAGGATATTCCTATAGTTACCCCTTTAATGGACTATGTTCGTCAGAAAAGAGCTGCTCGGGGTGGATCTCGG AGAACCATTTTAAATGGAAAGCCAACAAGGAGAGTCAGTGGAATGCTCTCCAGGAATGCAGGCTCAGGATCTTCAAGAGGTGGCTCAGAAAAAAGAACGTCCACCATG TACGTGTTAAGGGACAGCTCAAAGGGCGCAAGCAGCAAGAACAAATCATCTTCCACACCAGTTTTTAAACATGATGAGCAAAGACTCTtggacaaatctgtcaattcaGCTGCCGTCTCCGGAACTGATCCATTAGCAGTGGAAG gcggctcaGGTTCCTCTGAAATTGGGAAGCAGAAAATCTTACTTCTGAAAGGGAAAGAAAAGGAAACCTCTAAT AGTGCAGCTTCTCCTGCCAACAACTCGCACAGTCCAGTTCCTCTTAAACAGAACAACCGACGCGAATCTAGTGACAGGATCATCAGGAGTGTCCTTGGTAAGGATATTCGGCAAAATCAAACATTTTCTGGATCGCAATCCGAACACCGAATTCGCATCTTAAATCAGGACAGAGACAAGAAACCTCCTCGTCCCACAAATGTGCAGACATTTCAGAAGAATGCAAATGGGTCTCCTGAAGGTAAGGTATCCAGCCATGATTCCCAAGCTTTTCATACTgaaaaagaagaaagacggaCAAGGAACAGGGATAGACCTGATCGTGGTGTTTGGGCTCCTATTCGTCGATCAGACGGATTGCATGCAAGTGATGAATCGTTATCATCCTCTACTTCCCAAATGTCCCAAGTAGTGGATTCTTCTGAAG ATATGAAAAATGATGTGCTGATTATGCGTGGTGGAGAGTCCAGACATATTGGAAGTGGTCGTGGAG GTTCTTATAGGCAAGGGGGTCGGCGTGGTTCGGCATATAATATCAAGGATGCTGATGGCTCCCTAGTGGAAGGGAAATTCCCAAAGAGGGGAGGCTCTTCTGGTCATGTTTCCCATGAG AAACAAGTGTGGGTCCAAAAGTCCAGTCCTGGTTCATAG